Proteins encoded within one genomic window of Planctomycetota bacterium:
- the hisH gene encoding imidazole glycerol phosphate synthase subunit HisH has translation MIGIIDYGLGNIQAIANIYKKLNLDAAPAKTPEDLRSADKLILPGVGSFDWAMKRLNESGMREPLDELVKTSGKPVLGICVGLQMMGHRSDEGELPGLGWLDGEVKRFDDSKLPDMMRLPHMGWNDVIPKRESGLFASLEHPIRYYFLHSYYFAAKNPDDVLAQADYNGLFACSVGHKNVYGVQFHPEKSHGWGVQLLKNFAEL, from the coding sequence ATGATCGGCATCATCGACTATGGCCTGGGCAACATCCAGGCCATCGCCAACATCTACAAGAAGCTGAACCTGGACGCGGCGCCGGCCAAAACCCCCGAGGACCTGCGCAGCGCCGACAAATTGATCCTGCCCGGCGTGGGCAGCTTCGACTGGGCCATGAAGCGCCTCAACGAGTCGGGCATGCGCGAGCCGCTGGACGAGCTGGTCAAGACATCCGGCAAGCCGGTCCTGGGCATTTGCGTCGGCCTGCAGATGATGGGCCATCGCAGCGACGAGGGCGAGCTGCCCGGCCTGGGCTGGCTCGACGGAGAAGTGAAGCGATTCGACGACAGCAAACTGCCCGACATGATGCGCCTGCCGCACATGGGATGGAACGACGTGATCCCGAAGCGGGAATCCGGTCTCTTCGCCTCGCTTGAACATCCGATCCGCTACTACTTCCTGCACTCCTACTACTTCGCGGCGAAGAACCCCGACGACGTGCTCGCCCAGGCCGACTACAACGGCCTCTTCGCCTGCAGCGTCGGCCACAAGAACGTCTACGGCGTGCAGTTTCACCCGGAGAAAAGCCACGGGTGGGGCGTGCAGCTGCTGAAGAACTTCGCGGAACTCTGA
- the asnB gene encoding asparagine synthase (glutamine-hydrolyzing) — translation MCGIFAILCRPSGKLPGDASARMQRALDAIKHRGPDACGTHIDPAGRFAIGHLRLSVIDVAASSNQPFWSKCGRYFVTYNGEIYNYLEIRTELERKGEVFRTNSDTEVLLAALIRWGPEAINRLNGMWAFVFGDTQTGQFVVSRDRWGVKPLFTCEHEGSLILCSEAKGILAWLGSTPRPNRHAIGLYLKYGMGGECLESWFEGIHRFPQACFQRVDLKSDAVAPAVAYWSYPTQRTIGNMEEAKERFEVLLTDATKIRLRSDVPVGLSLSGGMDSGSLAWIVGEKFKRSLESYTAWHQPKELSELPMAQRVAKMFGHQSTPVPETSHDQLVKDLKTCIYHLDAGHNSPAIVPYLNLCRAARSTLTVMLEGQGADELLGGYPSFDLFVALDFLFRGRFRQAWRSLRANAHSLGWKGVAMDVMRFASSMVYRRQSDRWSAQQILGDEAMDAAPEQFRSLTLSKSNFSDALFYWHTFNLTNLLQYGDAVSMSVNLETRCPFLDYRMVEFGFSLKTDLLMRDGFGKYILRKCVEQSLPNEIIWRQKKDGFGNSTTRMIRELVQERGLPEEATELAIEHGILRPHIREKAVFQRLPENIQFRMYSLLLWLEIFYHDKAPVSREMASATRAAG, via the coding sequence GTGTGTGGAATCTTTGCGATCCTTTGCAGGCCATCCGGCAAGCTTCCGGGCGATGCGTCCGCGCGTATGCAGCGGGCCCTCGATGCCATCAAGCACCGCGGACCTGACGCGTGCGGAACGCACATCGATCCCGCGGGTCGCTTCGCCATCGGCCACCTGCGCCTCTCGGTCATCGACGTCGCGGCGTCGAGCAACCAGCCCTTCTGGTCGAAGTGCGGGCGCTATTTCGTCACCTACAACGGCGAGATCTACAACTACCTGGAGATCCGCACCGAGCTGGAGCGCAAAGGCGAGGTTTTCCGGACCAATTCCGACACCGAGGTGCTGCTGGCCGCCCTGATTCGATGGGGACCCGAGGCCATCAACCGCCTCAACGGCATGTGGGCCTTCGTCTTCGGCGACACTCAGACCGGCCAATTCGTCGTGTCGCGCGATCGCTGGGGTGTGAAGCCGCTCTTCACCTGCGAGCATGAGGGATCGCTGATCCTCTGCTCCGAGGCGAAGGGAATCCTGGCCTGGCTCGGCTCCACGCCGCGGCCCAACCGCCACGCCATCGGCCTCTATCTGAAGTATGGCATGGGCGGCGAGTGTCTTGAGTCCTGGTTCGAGGGCATCCACCGCTTTCCGCAGGCGTGCTTCCAGCGCGTCGACCTGAAGTCCGACGCCGTTGCGCCGGCCGTCGCCTACTGGAGCTACCCGACCCAGCGCACCATCGGCAACATGGAGGAAGCCAAGGAGCGCTTCGAGGTGCTGCTCACCGACGCCACCAAGATCCGCCTGCGCAGCGACGTCCCCGTGGGGCTGAGCCTTTCGGGTGGCATGGACTCGGGGTCACTCGCCTGGATCGTGGGCGAGAAGTTCAAGCGCAGCCTGGAGTCCTACACGGCGTGGCACCAGCCGAAGGAACTTTCGGAGCTGCCGATGGCGCAGCGCGTGGCGAAGATGTTCGGCCATCAGTCGACGCCGGTGCCGGAGACATCGCACGACCAATTGGTGAAGGACCTGAAGACCTGCATCTACCACCTTGACGCCGGGCACAACTCGCCGGCGATCGTTCCCTACCTCAACCTCTGCCGCGCCGCCCGCTCAACGCTGACGGTCATGCTGGAGGGACAGGGCGCCGACGAGCTGCTGGGCGGCTATCCCTCCTTCGACCTCTTTGTTGCGCTCGATTTCCTCTTCCGCGGCCGCTTCCGACAGGCGTGGCGCAGCCTGCGGGCCAACGCGCATTCGCTGGGCTGGAAGGGCGTCGCGATGGATGTCATGCGCTTCGCCAGCAGCATGGTCTACCGGCGGCAGTCCGATCGCTGGAGCGCGCAGCAAATCCTTGGCGACGAGGCCATGGACGCGGCGCCCGAGCAGTTCCGCAGCCTCACGCTCTCCAAGTCGAACTTCAGCGACGCGCTGTTCTACTGGCACACCTTCAACCTGACCAACCTGCTGCAGTACGGTGACGCCGTGTCCATGTCGGTGAACCTGGAGACGCGCTGCCCCTTCCTGGACTATCGCATGGTGGAATTCGGGTTCTCGCTCAAGACCGACCTGCTGATGCGCGACGGCTTCGGCAAGTACATCCTGCGCAAGTGCGTCGAGCAGAGCCTGCCCAACGAGATCATCTGGCGGCAGAAGAAGGATGGCTTCGGCAACTCGACCACGCGGATGATCCGCGAGCTGGTGCAGGAGCGTGGATTGCCGGAAGAGGCGACGGAGCTGGCGATCGAGCACGGCATCCTCAGGCCGCACATCCGCGAGAAGGCGGTCTTCCAGCGCCTCCCCGAGAACATCCAGTTCCGCATGTATTCCCTCCTGTTGTGGCTGGAGATCTTCTACCACGACAAGGCACCGGTCTCGCGCGAAATGGCGTCGGCCACTCGCGCCGCGGGTTGA
- a CDS encoding class I SAM-dependent methyltransferase — MSKLVAWMDQHWYPQFARNWDDNIFRERILKHIKPGCRVLDYGAGRGKLAQMNFRGMAGFVAGIDVDKAVFENPYLDEAKLLDLSTNRIPFDDNSFDLVFADNVMEHVPDPALSFREIRRVLKPGGVFLAKTPNKWHYVPTLARMTPHGFHRFYNKLRSRAEDDTFPTLYRCNTRSSVRRLAAETDFEILELGTVEGRPEYLRISAVTYPLGLIYERVVNGFGFLAGLRCVLVFELRRK; from the coding sequence ATGAGCAAACTCGTCGCGTGGATGGATCAACATTGGTATCCGCAGTTCGCGCGAAACTGGGACGACAATATTTTCCGCGAGCGGATCCTCAAGCACATCAAGCCCGGCTGCCGCGTGCTGGACTATGGCGCCGGCCGGGGCAAGCTGGCCCAGATGAACTTCCGCGGGATGGCCGGCTTCGTCGCCGGGATCGACGTCGACAAGGCGGTCTTCGAGAATCCCTATCTCGACGAGGCCAAGCTGCTGGATCTTTCGACCAACCGGATTCCCTTCGACGACAACAGCTTCGACCTGGTCTTCGCCGACAACGTGATGGAGCATGTCCCCGATCCCGCCCTCTCCTTCCGCGAGATCCGGCGCGTGCTCAAGCCCGGCGGCGTTTTCCTGGCCAAGACTCCGAACAAGTGGCATTACGTGCCCACGCTCGCCCGCATGACGCCGCACGGGTTCCACCGCTTCTACAACAAGCTGCGCTCCCGCGCCGAGGACGACACCTTTCCCACCCTCTACCGGTGCAACACGCGATCGAGCGTGCGGCGCCTCGCCGCGGAGACGGACTTCGAGATTCTCGAGCTCGGAACCGTCGAGGGGCGGCCCGAATATCTGCGAATTTCCGCGGTCACCTACCCGCTGGGCCTGATCTACGAGCGCGTGGTGAACGGCTTCGGGTTCCTCGCCGGACTGCGCTGCGTGCTGGTGTTCGAATTGCGCCGCAAGTGA
- the gmd gene encoding GDP-mannose 4,6-dehydratase, whose protein sequence is MKKAIITGITGQDGSYLTELLLSKGYEVHGIIRRSSSFNTERLDHIYQDPHEKGARLKLHYGDLSDGNGLLEVLRKVQPDEVYNLGAQSHVRVSFDQPIYTADVVATGTLRLLEACHTFQEISGKGIRFYQASSSEMFGKVQEIPQKETTPFYPRSPYGCAKVFAHWITVNYRESYNMHASCGILFNHESPRRGETFVTRKITRAVGRIKLGMQKKLYLGNIDSLRDWGYAGDYVEAMWRMLQQPKPDDFVIATGTMISVRHFCDLAFGHFGMDAKDFIEIDPRYFRPAEVEQLKGDASKAKKVLNWAPTVGVEELAKMMVESDFELARREKTLRDAGHALPANVGHDQ, encoded by the coding sequence TTGAAGAAGGCAATCATCACCGGCATCACCGGCCAGGACGGCAGCTACCTGACCGAGCTCCTGCTCTCCAAGGGCTACGAGGTTCACGGCATCATCCGGCGCAGCTCCAGCTTCAACACCGAGCGGCTCGACCACATCTACCAGGACCCCCACGAGAAGGGCGCGCGGCTGAAGCTGCACTACGGCGACCTCTCCGACGGCAACGGCCTGCTCGAGGTGCTGCGCAAGGTGCAGCCCGACGAGGTATACAACCTCGGGGCACAGAGCCATGTGCGCGTGAGCTTCGACCAGCCGATCTACACCGCGGACGTGGTGGCCACCGGCACGCTCCGCCTCCTTGAGGCCTGCCACACCTTTCAGGAGATTTCCGGCAAAGGCATCCGCTTCTATCAGGCGAGTTCCTCCGAGATGTTCGGCAAGGTGCAGGAGATCCCGCAGAAGGAGACCACTCCCTTCTATCCGCGCTCGCCCTACGGCTGCGCCAAGGTCTTCGCCCACTGGATCACCGTGAACTACCGCGAGAGCTACAACATGCACGCCAGCTGCGGCATTCTCTTCAACCATGAGAGCCCGCGCCGCGGCGAGACCTTTGTCACCCGCAAGATCACCCGCGCCGTCGGCCGCATCAAGCTGGGCATGCAGAAGAAGCTCTACCTGGGCAACATCGACTCGCTGCGCGACTGGGGCTACGCCGGCGACTACGTGGAGGCGATGTGGCGGATGCTGCAGCAGCCCAAGCCCGACGACTTCGTGATCGCCACCGGCACGATGATCTCGGTGCGGCATTTCTGCGACCTGGCCTTCGGCCACTTCGGCATGGACGCCAAGGACTTCATCGAGATCGATCCGCGCTACTTCCGCCCCGCCGAGGTCGAGCAGCTCAAGGGCGACGCCTCCAAGGCCAAGAAGGTGCTGAACTGGGCGCCCACGGTCGGCGTGGAGGAGCTCGCCAAGATGATGGTCGAGTCCGACTTCGAGCTGGCCCGCCGGGAAAAGACCCTGCGCGACGCCGGCCACGCCCTGCCGGCGAACGTGGGGCATGATCAATGA
- a CDS encoding AglZ/HisF2 family acetamidino modification protein gives MLRPRITPCLLVKDHGLVKTRQFKEPKYVGDPINAVRIFNEKEVDEIMVVDIDASSRQREPDYTLIRNLAAECRMPLCYGGGVKKVEQVERIIALGVEKVAISSAALEDPELIAHSAKVVGNQSVVVVLDVKLGAKPGQYELWTRNATKPAKRDPVEAARQMEQLGVGEIILNSIDRDGMMKGYDLELVRRVREAVGVPMTVLGGAGSLKDIQALFAAFGILGAAAGSLFVFKGVYRAVLINYPSRAEKDGLIHPGVAR, from the coding sequence ATGCTCCGACCCCGCATCACCCCCTGCCTGCTCGTCAAGGACCATGGCCTGGTCAAGACCCGCCAGTTCAAGGAGCCGAAGTACGTCGGCGACCCGATCAACGCGGTGCGCATCTTCAACGAGAAGGAGGTCGACGAGATCATGGTGGTCGACATCGACGCCTCGAGCCGGCAGCGCGAGCCCGACTACACCCTGATCCGCAACCTCGCCGCCGAGTGCCGCATGCCGCTCTGCTATGGCGGCGGCGTCAAGAAGGTGGAGCAGGTCGAGCGCATCATTGCGCTGGGAGTCGAGAAGGTCGCGATCAGCTCGGCCGCTCTGGAGGATCCGGAGCTCATCGCACACTCCGCCAAGGTGGTCGGCAACCAGAGCGTGGTGGTGGTCTTGGATGTGAAGCTCGGCGCCAAGCCGGGCCAGTACGAGCTCTGGACCCGCAACGCCACCAAGCCCGCCAAGCGCGACCCCGTCGAGGCCGCCAGGCAGATGGAGCAGCTGGGCGTGGGCGAGATCATCCTCAACTCCATCGACCGCGACGGCATGATGAAGGGCTACGACCTCGAGCTGGTGCGCCGCGTGCGCGAAGCGGTGGGCGTGCCGATGACGGTGCTGGGCGGCGCCGGATCCCTCAAGGACATCCAGGCGCTCTTCGCGGCCTTCGGCATTCTCGGCGCCGCGGCCGGCAGCCTCTTTGTCTTCAAGGGGGTCTACCGCGCCGTGCTGATCAACTATCCCAGCCGCGCGGAAAAGGACGGCCTGATCCATCCGGGAGTCGCCCGATGA
- a CDS encoding acyltransferase, which produces MTDKELFRVNNFDLIRLLAALEVAIHHALHHFELHDHWLFHSTSWLPGVPIFFFVSGFLISKSYENNSRLSEYARNRALRIYPALIVCTLLSLVSVFATGYFASHAWSLPLMAAWILGQITIVQFYSPEFIRGFGSGALNGSLWTVTVELQFYVLIPIIYWALARTTKGRAGRNRATALLILLLVVPNVVFQQLALDEHRAETMIMRLAHVSFLPWLYMFMLGILAQQNFTWIHSMVRGRALPIVCVYGVIAFVTVHYFGWPTGNEIHPALFPLLAVTVLSLAYTAPTLCDKLLHKNDISYGVYIYHMPIINVMLYYGLVSKFGYAAMAVALTAAIAACSWFIVERPAIRRKKRPLIDLAKAGSAQEART; this is translated from the coding sequence ATGACGGACAAGGAGTTGTTCCGCGTCAACAACTTCGACCTGATCCGACTCCTGGCCGCGCTGGAGGTGGCCATCCATCACGCGCTGCACCACTTCGAGCTGCACGACCACTGGCTCTTTCACAGCACTTCATGGCTGCCGGGCGTGCCGATTTTCTTCTTTGTCAGCGGCTTTCTGATCAGCAAGTCCTACGAGAACAACTCGCGGCTCTCCGAATACGCGCGCAACCGCGCCCTGCGCATCTACCCCGCGCTGATCGTCTGCACGCTGCTCTCGCTGGTCAGCGTCTTCGCCACGGGTTATTTCGCCAGCCACGCATGGTCGCTTCCGCTGATGGCCGCCTGGATCCTCGGGCAGATCACCATCGTCCAGTTCTACAGCCCCGAGTTCATCCGCGGCTTCGGCTCCGGCGCGCTCAATGGCAGCCTCTGGACCGTCACGGTGGAGCTGCAGTTCTATGTGCTGATTCCGATCATCTACTGGGCGCTGGCGCGGACGACGAAAGGCCGCGCCGGACGCAACCGGGCGACCGCACTTCTGATCCTGCTGCTGGTCGTGCCCAATGTCGTGTTCCAGCAGCTGGCCCTGGACGAGCACCGCGCCGAGACGATGATCATGAGGCTGGCCCATGTCTCCTTCCTGCCCTGGCTCTACATGTTCATGCTGGGCATTCTGGCGCAGCAGAATTTCACCTGGATCCACTCGATGGTGCGCGGCCGGGCCCTGCCGATCGTCTGTGTCTATGGCGTGATCGCCTTCGTCACCGTTCACTACTTTGGCTGGCCGACCGGCAACGAGATCCACCCCGCCCTCTTTCCGCTGCTCGCGGTGACGGTGCTCTCGCTGGCCTACACGGCGCCGACGCTCTGCGACAAACTTCTGCACAAGAACGACATTTCCTACGGGGTCTACATCTATCACATGCCGATAATCAACGTGATGCTCTACTACGGACTGGTCTCCAAATTCGGCTACGCGGCGATGGCCGTCGCGCTCACCGCCGCCATAGCGGCTTGCTCCTGGTTCATCGTGGAGCGCCCCGCGATCCGCAGGAAAAAGCGCCCGCTCATCGACCTCGCCAAGGCGGGTTCCGCCCAGGAAGCCCGAACATGA
- a CDS encoding glycosyltransferase, translating into MANETVKVCSVLPVLGHPRDSKRVSMLQAAGFQVEAAAFERDYHTGRMPSCPVTSLGRISHGRYLARAFKMLRALPTLRRVLRRNQVAYASGPDMALFAILAGFGLGVRVIVEVGDIRHAQVARGWKGRLSRGIDRFIVNHSKLLVVTARGFAEDYYQGRLKSRTPVLLMENKLDEEPLKMALAGRNPNPPEAFDPSRRPLRIGYFGVLRCAWSWNLLMHVAKSMPDRVRVIAAGYCMHPVEAPDPGALPANFEFRGKYKSPEDLPALYGSVDIVWACYPEPGVIDPDWRWAQSVCRSNRFYESCFFKRPLISMLESGDGREVERLGVGLLLREQGDEAVLKAIAGITGEDIARWGRALAGLPRSVGVYTEEAGMLANAIRAMCR; encoded by the coding sequence ATGGCCAACGAAACCGTCAAGGTGTGCAGCGTGCTTCCGGTTCTCGGCCATCCGCGCGACTCGAAGCGCGTCTCCATGCTCCAGGCCGCCGGATTCCAGGTCGAGGCGGCCGCCTTCGAGCGCGACTACCACACCGGGCGCATGCCCTCCTGCCCGGTGACGAGCCTGGGCCGCATTTCGCATGGCCGCTATCTCGCCCGCGCCTTCAAGATGCTCAGAGCCCTGCCCACGCTGCGCCGGGTGCTGCGCCGCAACCAGGTGGCCTACGCCTCCGGCCCAGACATGGCGCTCTTCGCGATCCTCGCCGGATTCGGCCTCGGCGTGCGGGTGATCGTGGAGGTCGGCGACATCCGCCATGCCCAGGTGGCGCGCGGCTGGAAGGGCCGGCTCTCGCGCGGGATCGACCGCTTCATCGTGAACCATTCGAAGCTGTTGGTGGTGACCGCCCGCGGTTTCGCCGAGGACTATTACCAAGGGCGGCTGAAAAGCCGGACTCCCGTGCTCTTGATGGAAAATAAGCTTGACGAGGAGCCCCTGAAGATGGCGCTCGCCGGGCGGAATCCCAACCCGCCCGAAGCCTTCGATCCCTCCCGACGGCCCCTGCGCATCGGCTACTTCGGCGTGCTGCGCTGCGCCTGGTCGTGGAATCTCCTAATGCACGTCGCCAAGTCGATGCCGGATCGCGTGCGCGTGATCGCGGCGGGATATTGCATGCACCCGGTGGAAGCGCCTGATCCGGGGGCGCTGCCCGCCAACTTCGAGTTTCGCGGCAAGTACAAGTCGCCGGAGGATCTGCCGGCGCTCTACGGGTCGGTGGACATCGTCTGGGCGTGCTATCCGGAGCCGGGAGTGATCGATCCCGATTGGCGCTGGGCGCAGAGCGTCTGCCGGTCGAACCGCTTCTACGAGAGCTGCTTCTTCAAGCGCCCGCTGATCAGCATGCTCGAGAGTGGCGACGGCAGGGAAGTGGAGCGCCTCGGCGTCGGTCTCCTGCTGCGCGAGCAGGGCGACGAGGCGGTGCTCAAGGCCATCGCCGGGATCACCGGCGAGGACATCGCACGCTGGGGCCGCGCCTTGGCGGGCCTGCCCAGGAGCGTCGGGGTCTACACGGAGGAGGCGGGAATGCTCGCCAACGCGATCCGCGCCATGTGCCGGTGA
- a CDS encoding oligosaccharide flippase family protein, giving the protein MTDPSTDTQAAQPQGFGRVAMRGSILNSAQWLVNKALTAGAMLLIAYFLTPAEYGVGVQSLAICQFLCFFLPLTVGDVLIAHPRRFALLASSAAGLAMIIACGTAAVTLLSIPVVVHFYSDYPAGWLIGLLAVLAIKPFFEARLMLPLSAMRLKLAYPRIAMIDGVVQMGATLLSVAMAALGGRAASLVVPQIANVGARAAWYSREAGAGGEARFHPKLAAFLFRSFAKAASAQYIHNVIVMLEILVLGFVSGKYETGLFGLAFSIAGQANTVIAYQLGVVLQPIFGRLQDDPERQVAGFLKAQRVLSAVCVPICFTQAMLAEPLFRLVLDPKWQPAIPTFQVISLMQAFYFATGPSMSCLRAQRRFGTFFAWQGIQLLVCLPVYWCGAELPNWFGSDLAQWFGADLHGAGACGVALASGAVWAVSSPLVVWLCTLASPRKHGLEALAIFARPWCVCAPIFGGFYLLAQWTEGFGRTGDLLSLFVVGPVAALLSMWIMRFLHRDIKKTIDGFVVAGLARVRRSR; this is encoded by the coding sequence ATGACGGATCCGTCCACAGACACGCAGGCCGCGCAGCCCCAGGGCTTCGGACGCGTGGCGATGCGCGGCTCCATCCTGAATTCGGCGCAGTGGCTGGTGAACAAGGCGCTCACCGCGGGGGCGATGCTGCTGATCGCCTATTTCCTGACGCCGGCGGAGTACGGCGTGGGCGTGCAGTCGCTGGCGATCTGCCAGTTCCTCTGCTTCTTCCTGCCCCTCACGGTGGGCGATGTGCTGATCGCGCATCCGCGGCGCTTCGCCCTGCTGGCCTCCAGCGCCGCGGGGCTGGCGATGATCATCGCCTGCGGCACCGCCGCGGTCACGCTGCTGAGCATTCCGGTGGTGGTGCACTTTTACAGCGACTATCCCGCGGGCTGGCTCATCGGCCTGCTGGCGGTGCTGGCGATCAAGCCCTTCTTCGAGGCGCGGTTGATGCTGCCGCTCTCCGCCATGCGGCTCAAGCTGGCCTATCCGCGGATCGCGATGATCGACGGCGTGGTGCAGATGGGGGCGACTCTCTTGTCCGTGGCGATGGCGGCGCTGGGCGGTCGCGCGGCGTCGCTGGTTGTGCCGCAGATCGCCAACGTCGGCGCGCGGGCCGCCTGGTATTCGCGGGAGGCCGGCGCCGGCGGCGAGGCTCGCTTCCATCCCAAGCTGGCGGCGTTTCTCTTCCGCTCCTTCGCCAAGGCCGCCAGCGCACAGTACATCCACAACGTCATCGTGATGCTGGAGATCCTGGTGCTGGGCTTCGTCTCGGGCAAGTATGAGACGGGTCTCTTCGGTCTCGCCTTCAGCATCGCCGGCCAGGCCAACACGGTCATCGCCTACCAGCTCGGCGTGGTGCTGCAGCCGATCTTCGGCCGTCTGCAGGACGACCCCGAGCGGCAGGTCGCCGGTTTCCTCAAGGCGCAGCGCGTGCTCAGCGCGGTGTGCGTGCCGATCTGCTTCACGCAGGCGATGCTGGCGGAGCCGCTCTTCCGGCTGGTTCTTGATCCGAAGTGGCAGCCCGCGATCCCGACCTTCCAGGTGATCAGCCTGATGCAGGCCTTTTACTTCGCGACCGGGCCTTCGATGTCCTGCTTGCGGGCGCAGCGCCGCTTCGGCACCTTTTTCGCGTGGCAGGGAATTCAGCTCCTTGTGTGCCTGCCGGTCTACTGGTGCGGCGCCGAGCTTCCGAATTGGTTCGGCTCGGATCTGGCCCAGTGGTTCGGCGCGGATCTGCACGGCGCCGGGGCGTGCGGCGTGGCCCTGGCCAGCGGCGCGGTCTGGGCGGTCAGCTCTCCGCTGGTGGTGTGGCTCTGCACACTCGCCTCGCCCCGCAAACACGGGTTGGAGGCGCTCGCGATCTTCGCACGGCCCTGGTGCGTCTGTGCGCCGATCTTCGGTGGTTTCTATCTGCTGGCGCAATGGACCGAGGGATTTGGCCGCACCGGCGACCTGCTCTCGCTCTTCGTGGTGGGTCCGGTGGCGGCGCTGCTGTCCATGTGGATCATGCGCTTCCTGCACCGTGACATCAAGAAGACGATCGACGGATTCGTGGTGGCCGGCCTGGCTCGAGTCCGCCGTTCGCGCTAA
- a CDS encoding N-acetyl sugar amidotransferase: MTKRPYQICTNCVMDTSDSKIEFDARGVCDHCITFIKDIKPNWHTDERGLKALQPIIEEIKKEGVGKDFDCIIGMSGGIDSSYLTYLAKEQFGLRPLVFHVDAGWNSQEAVNNIEKIVDKLGLDLFTEVIDWTEMRDLQLAFFKSGVSHIDTPQDHAFFATMYNFAEKYKIRHILTGANYSTECVRNPLEWMYYQSDSVQLKDIHSKFGSKPLINFPITSILRHKVYLPYIRKIRVVTPLNYVPYHKEDAMKLLAEKFGWLPYPQKHFESRFTKFYEGYWLPVKFGYDTRRVQYSSLILTEQMTRAEAIERLKKPPYDPETVHQDFEYIATKIGITVAELEGYLKAPNKTYRDYKSQDSVYRVGAKVMSMLGMTLGGKR, from the coding sequence ATGACCAAGCGCCCCTATCAGATCTGCACCAATTGCGTGATGGACACCAGCGACTCGAAGATCGAGTTCGACGCCCGCGGCGTCTGCGACCACTGCATCACCTTCATCAAGGACATCAAGCCCAACTGGCACACCGACGAGCGCGGCCTGAAGGCGCTGCAGCCGATCATCGAGGAGATCAAGAAGGAGGGCGTGGGCAAGGACTTCGACTGCATCATCGGCATGAGCGGAGGCATCGACAGCTCCTACCTGACCTACCTGGCCAAGGAGCAGTTCGGCCTGCGCCCGCTGGTCTTCCACGTCGACGCCGGATGGAACTCGCAGGAGGCGGTCAACAACATCGAGAAGATCGTGGACAAGCTGGGGCTGGACCTCTTCACCGAGGTGATCGACTGGACCGAGATGCGCGACTTGCAGCTGGCCTTCTTCAAGTCCGGCGTCTCGCACATCGACACGCCGCAGGACCATGCCTTCTTCGCCACCATGTACAACTTCGCCGAGAAGTACAAGATCCGCCACATCCTCACCGGCGCCAACTACTCCACCGAGTGCGTGCGCAATCCGCTGGAGTGGATGTACTACCAGTCCGACTCGGTGCAGCTCAAGGACATCCACAGCAAGTTCGGCAGCAAGCCGCTGATCAACTTCCCCATCACCAGCATTCTGCGCCACAAGGTCTACCTGCCCTACATCCGCAAGATCCGCGTGGTGACGCCGCTCAACTACGTCCCCTATCACAAGGAGGATGCGATGAAGCTGCTCGCCGAGAAGTTCGGCTGGCTGCCCTATCCGCAGAAGCACTTCGAGTCGCGCTTCACCAAGTTCTACGAGGGCTACTGGCTGCCGGTGAAGTTCGGCTACGACACGCGGCGGGTGCAGTATTCCAGCCTGATTCTCACCGAGCAGATGACCCGCGCGGAGGCGATCGAGCGCCTGAAGAAACCCCCCTACGACCCCGAGACCGTGCACCAGGACTTCGAGTACATCGCCACCAAGATCGGCATCACGGTTGCGGAGCTCGAGGGCTATCTGAAAGCGCCCAACAAGACCTATCGCGACTACAAGTCGCAGGACAGCGTCTACCGCGTCGGCGCCAAGGTGATGTCGATGCTCGGCATGACGCTAGGCGGCAAGAGATGA